CGTAGTCGAAGTTGTTGGGCAGGCCGTGCGCTTCGCAGTACTCGTACAAATCCTTGGACGACCAGTGCAGCAGCGGCGCGACCTTGATCAGGCCGTCCGGATTGACGCTGACCGGGTCCATCTGCGCGCGCACGGCCGTGTCGGTGGCGCGCAGCGCGGTGAACCACACCTTGGGCGCCGTTTCGCGCAGCGCGCGGGCAAAGGGCTCCAGCTTCACCTCTTCGGTAAAGGCGGCGTGGCGCGGATCGTCGAGCGCCGGGGTTGGGCCCTCTACCGCTTCGCGATGCGCACGCGAGCGGCGCGGCAGGTAGATGTGCAAGTCGAGGCCCAGCTGCTTCGTCACCTCGTCGGCAAAGCGGTAGGTGGCCTCGGTGTTGTAGCCGTTGTCCATCCACACCACGGGAACATCCCGCTTTGCACGCGTGACCATGTGCAGGATCACGGCCTCGAAAGGGCGGAAGTTGGTGGTGACGATTGCGGGCTGGCCCAGGCCGATCGCCCAGTCCACCAGGCCCTCGGCGTTGCGGCCGAGTTCGGTGTTGATGCGTGCGAAGTCGATGTCCGTGGCGATGCTCATGTCGAAGGTTCCTGTGCGGCTTCAGCTGCCGGCAGCCGCGAAGTGCGGCGCTGTCTTTACCGCGTCGCCCTGGTAGAAGGCGGCAAAACGGTCGAACTGGCGTTGTGCGTCGGTGGCGTCCACGCCTTCCTTGAGCACGGCGCTGGAGAAGCCGGTGCGCTCCATCTGCACCAGCTGGTCGATCAGCACATCGCCCGTGGCGCGGATGTCGCCCTTGAAGCCGAGGCGGCGGCGCAGCAGAAACGCCTGGCTATAGGCGCGCCCATCGGTGAACTTCGGAAAGCTCAGGTCGATGCGCTCGATGTCTTCCAGGCACACCTCGATGGCCTGCGGATCGGCATCGTTCGGCAACTGCAGAACCTTCGGATCGCCGTCGTCGATGTGTTCGTCGGCGGCCAGGATGTTGAGGGTCCTGTTCATGCTGCTTCCTCCACCTTGAAACGCGCACCGTTGGCCGCGGCCTTGAACGGGTCGTGGCCCACGCGGCGCAGCGTGTCGATGAAGGTCTCGCCGCCTTCGCGGGTGTCGCGGTAGGTGGTGAGCACGGCCTCGATCACGCCCGGCACTTCGGCCGCCGAGAACGAGGGGCCGACCGCCTTGCCGGCCTGCGGCGTGCCGCTGAGCGCGGAGCCGTCGGAGCCGCCCAGCGACACCTGGTACCACTCCTTGCCGTCCTTGTCGACGCCCAGGATGCCGATGTGGCCGCTGTGGTGGTGGCCGCAGGAGTTGATGCAACCGCTGATGTGCAGATCGATTTCGCCCAGGTCGTCGAGCTCGTCGAGGTCCTGGTAGCGCTCGGTGATGGCTTCGGCAATGGGAATGGAGCGCGCATTGGCCAGTGAGCAGAAGTCGCCGCCCGGGCAGGCGATCATGTCGGTCAAGAGGTGCACGTTCGCGCTGGCAAAGCCGGCCGCGCGGGCGGCAAGCCACAGCGCATGCAGGTCTTCGGCATGCACCCAGGGCAGCACGATGTTCTGGTCGTGCGTCACGCGGGCTTCGCCGGCCGAGAAGCGGTCGGCCAGCACGGCGAGGGTGTCGAGCTGGTCGGCCGAGGCATCGCCCGGTGCCTGCTTCAGGCGCTTGAACGAGAGCGTGACGGCGCGCAGTGCGGGGTTCTTGTGCGGCGCCACGTTGCGGGCCAGCCAGCGGGCAAACTGCACGTCGTCGGCAGCGTGGGCGCGCAGCTCGGCATCGGTTTTTTCAGCGCTTTGCAGCACACGGGTGGCGAGCGTCGGCGGCACGAAGGAGGCGGCCACGCGGTCGTACTCTTCCTGCGTGATGGTGTGCGGTGCGCCGTCGTGCTCGACGATCTGCTTGTACTCGGCTTCCACGTCGTCGATGTAGCGCTGGCCTTCGGCCTTCACCAGAATCTTGATGCGCGCCTTGTAGATGTTGTCGCGGCGGCCGTAGCGGTTGTAGACACGAATCACCGCTTCGAGGTAATTCATGATCTGGTGCCACGGCAGGAATTCGCGCAGCACGGTGCCGATGATGGGCGTGCGGCCCATGCCGCCGCCCACCTGCACGCGAAAGCCGATGTCGCCGGCCTCGTTCTTCACGACATGCAGGCCCACGTCATGCCAGCCGGTGGCGGCGCGATCTTCGGTGGCGCCGGTGATGGCAATCTTGAACTTGCGCGGCAGGAACGCGAACTCGGGGTGCAGCGTGCTCCACTGGCGCATGATTTCCGCGAACGGGCGCGGATCAGCGATTTCGTCGACGGCAATGCCGGCACGCTCGTCGCTCGTGATGTTGCGGATGCAATTGCCGCTGGTCTGGATGCCGTGCATGTCGACCGAAGCCAGCAGGTCCATCACATCGGCCGACTTGGAAAGCGGAATCCAGTTGTACTGGACGTTCTGGCGCGTCGAGAAGTGGGCGTAGTGCGTGGGCAGTTTCTTGGTGCCGAGCAGGCCCTGGGTTTCCAGCGCCTTCTTGTAGACCTCGGCCTCGGGCTCGTCGTACTCGCGTGCGATGCGGGCCAGCACGCGCAGCTGGCGGCTCGAAAGCTCGCCGTAGGGCACGGCCACGCGCAGCATCGGTGCGTAGCGCTGCACGTACCAGCCGTTTTGCAGGCGCAAAGGACGGAACTCGTCTTCATGGAGGCGGCCCTTTTGCCAGCGCTCGAGCTGGTCTCTGAACTGGGCGGCCCGTTGGTGAACGAACTGGCGATCGAATTCTGTGTATTGGTACATCGTGCGTGTGTCTTGAAGAAGTGCGGTGCCGCACGTACAACGGGGCGCCCCAGCAAGAAGCCGAGATTCTGAAAGCCGGCCTTATGGAAGCAAACTATTTTTTGGTTCGCGCTTTATGCGGATAAGCTTATTCTCCAATGCCCATGCGGGTTTCCGGGCGGTTGGATGCTTATTCTGGATAAGGGCGCGAGTGCTCTCAGCCAGCAAAGATAAACCCGCGGAGAGTCCGAGGCGGCCGTGAGTTTGTTCCCTCTCCCTTTGGGAGAGGGAGCCGTACCTTCAGCGCAGCATCGACGACATGGCCGAGCAGCAGTTCAGCATGCGCACCGCGGCTTCCACCGTATCCGCGGTGAAACGCAAGGTCACACCGTCGATGCGTTCGAACGACGGCCACTGGCAGAACAGGTCGGCCATCATCGGCGACTGGGTGCGCAGCGTGACCACCTGCGGGCCCTTGAAGACCAGCGGACTTGCCTTGGTCCGGCCAGCCAGCGCCTCGGCCACGCCGGCCCGGATCGCCAGCCGCGACTGCTCCGGCGAAAGCGACACGCCGCTGTTGAAGCCCGTCGCCTTTTTCGTCTCGACAAAGGTCGCATGCGGAAAGAGCGACCGGTTTTCGGCGATGAAGACATCGTCCCCGCTGCCCATGACCACCGGCGCGCCGTACTCGCCCGCCAATGCGCCGTAGAGCCCGGCCTCGCCCAGCTCCCGGTCGCCCAGCCAGATGCCGGCAAAGGCGAAGCTGTTGATGGTGTGGGCGAGGATGCCGCGCCCTTGGGCGCGCGAGTGGTAGCCCACCATGCAGACGGCGTCCACGCCTTCTTCCACGCCGGCCACCATGCTCAGGTAGCGCGGCTTGCCCTGCACCACGCGGGCGCGCGCATCGAGCACGTCGGGCGGCATGTTGCGAAAGCCGCCGTGCGAATCGTTGACCAGCACCTCGGTGGCACCGGCATCGAAGGCGCCGGCGATTGCGGCATTGGCTTCCTGCGTCATCAGCAGGCGGGCGCGTTCGTACTCGGGGTTTCCCGGCCGCGCCTGCTCGTGGTGGTAGACGCCGGCGACGCCTTCGATGTCGGTGGAGATCAGGACTTTCATGGGAGGGCCTGCAAGGGCGTGGGAGGCGCGAAAGAAGAAAGGGAAGAGGGTGGCAGCAGTTCGCTGAGCGCCGCCCGGTGGTTGCCGTCGCGGCCCGTCACGGCCGTTGCGCGCCAGAGCGCATGAATAATCGCCTGCTCGGTGCTGTCGGCCGAAGCCTGGAAGAGCCCGTCGAGCAGCCCGTCGTGGAGCATCGCAATCGCGGGCATCGGTCGGTCGACGCGCTCGGGCACGGTGTAGGCCGTGGAGAAGGCCAGCACGATGTCCCCGCTGCCGTGGCCGAAGACCGAGCCGGTGCGGGCCAGCCCCGCGCCCGCGCGAAGCGCCAGACGGCGCAGCTGGCGTGCATCGAGCGGGGCATCGGTGGCGACGACGATGATGATCGAGCCTTTTTCCGGCTCCTTGCATTCGGCCGGGCGCTGGGCCGACAACTGCTCGCCGACGGCGTGGCCGGCCAGCACCAGTTGCGGCCGGCGCCCGTAGTTCGCCAGCACCAGTGTGCCCACGGTGTGCAGCTTGCCGTCGGACGCCGAGACACGGCGCGAGGCGCTTCCGATGCCCCCCTTGAGCTGGAAGCTCGACATGCCACGCCCCGCGCCGACAGAGCCCTGTGCGAACTCGGCGCCGGCGCTGTCGAGCGCGCGAAGATAGTCCGCCTCCGTCACGGCCATCCGCTGGATGTCGTTCAGGAACCCGTCGTTGCATTCGAAGACCAGCGGATTGACCGTCGGCAGCGAACGGCCGCTCTCGGGGTTGGCGGCCACGCAATGGCGGATCTGCGCCGTGGCCACCGTGCCGACCGAGAAGGTGTTGGTCAGTGCAATCGGCGTTTCCAGCACGCCGAGCTCCGCGAGCTGCACCAGCCCCACGCTCTTGCCGAAGCCGTTCAGCACCACGGCCGCGGCCGGCACCTTGTCGCGGAACGGATCACCGGCATGCGGACGGATCACCGTCACGCCGGTCTGCAAGGCACCGTCGTCCAGTGTCTGGTGGCCCACCGTGACGCCTTCGACATCGGTGATGGCGTTGCGCGCGCCCTGGAGCAGATGGCCGATATAGGGCAGGGTGGTGGATGCCATGAGAAGAACGAATTTACTGCCGGTCGATCTTCGGATCGAGCGCATCGCGCAGCGCGTCGCCCAGTAGGTTGAACGCCAGCACCGTGAAGAAGATGGCCAGGCTCGGGAACAGCGCCACGTGCGGCGAGGTCACCATGTCGGCGCGTGCTTCGCTGAGCATCGCGCCCCATTCGGGCGTCGGCGGTTGCGCGCCCATGCCCAGGAACGACAGGCTGGCCGCCGTGATGATCGAGGTGCCCACGCGCATCGAGAAGTACACCACGATCGACGAGATGGTGCCCGGCAGGATGTGCCGCACGATGATGGTCCAGTCCGAGGCGCCGATGCTGCGCTCGGCCTCGATGTAGGTCTGTTGCTTGAGCACCAGCGTGTTGCCGCGCACCAGGCGTGCGAAGGCGGGCACGCTGAACACCGACACGGCCACCACCACGTTCGTCATGCTGCTGCCGAGAATCGCGACCACGCCGAGCGCGAGAAGAATGCCGGGGAAGGCGAACAGCACGTCGGAAATGCGCATCACGATGCGGTCCCACCAGCCTTCGTAGTAGCCCGCGAGCAGGCCGAACGCCGTGCCGACGAAGCCGCCCACCAGCACCGAGAGGAAGCCGGCCATCAGTGAAATGCGCGCTCCCATCAGGATGCGGCTGAAGATGTCGCGGCCCAGCGGATCGACGCCGAACCAATGCGCGGCCGACGGCCCGGTGTTCAGCATGTCGTAGTCGAAGAAATTCTCCGCGTCGAAGGGAACGATCCACGGCGCGAACACTGCGACGAACACCAGCAGCCCGACGAACACCGCGGCGACGATGCCCACGGGCTGCTTCTTGAAGCGCCGCCAGCATTCGCCCCAGGGCGTGCGGACCTTGCCCGCGGTTTGCACCGCCACGATGGGCGGAATGATGGTTTCGGCAGACACGCCGGTAGCTTGCGTCATGGCTGCTGCCTCACTTGTAGCGGATGGTCGGGTTGATGTAGCCGTACAGCACATCGACCACGAGGTTGATCAGGATGAACTCGAGCGAGAACAGCAGCACCAGCGTCTGGATGACGGGGTAGTCGCGCATCTGCACCGCGTCGACCAGGAGGCGCCCGAGGCCGGGCCAGTTGAACACCGCCTCGACCAGGATCGAGCCGCCCAGCAGAAAGCCGAACTGCAGGCCCATCATCGTGACGACCGGAATCAGCGCGTTGCGCAGGCAGTGCTTGATGATGACCGTGCGCTCGCGCACACCCTTGGCACGCGCGGTGCGAACAAAATCTTCCTGGATTACTTCGACGAACGATGCGCGAGTGAAGCGCGCCATCACCGCGGCCACTGCCGCGCCCAGCGTGATCGAGGGCAGGATGTAGTGCTTCCAGGTCGCGGCGCCTACCGTGGGCAGCCAGCCGAGCTGAACCGAGAAGATCTGCATCAGCAGCATGCCGAGCGCAAATGCAGGAAAAGAGATGCCCGATACGGCCAGCGTCATGCCGAGCCGGTCGGGCCATTGGTTGCGGAACACCGCGGAGACGATGCCGATGCCCATGCCGAAGATCACCGCCCACACCATGCTGGTGATGGTGAGCATCACCGTCGGGAAAAAGCGCTCGCCGATCTCCGTCGCCACCGGACGCCGCGTGCGGATCGAGGTGCCGAAGTCGCCCTGCAGCATGTGGGTGAAGAAGCTCACGAACTGCTGCGGCAGCGGTTTGTCGAGGCCCAGCTCCTTGCGGACCATGGCCACGGTCTGCTCGTCGGCCTCCTGGCCGGCGGCCAAGCGCGCCGGATCGCCGGGCAGCATGTGGACGAACAGGAACACCAGCACCGCCACGATGAGCAGCGTCGGGATCAGGCCCAGCAGTCGTTTGAGAAAGTAATTCAGCATGGCATACAGGCAATCAGCCCTCATTGCGGCATAGGAGCCAGTCGGGAGACACCGCAGAACCGGCTTTGCCGGGCCGCAGGTGTCGCCCCCTCGAGGGGGAGGCGGCTACACGCAGTGAGCCGCTTCGGGGGTGGGTCAGTTGATCGAGATGGCGTCGATGTTGATGTTGCCGTCAGGCATCACGTACACACCCGACAGGCGCTTGGAGTGCGCCGACAGGTTCTGCTCGGTCACCAGGGGCACGCGCGGCAGGTCCTTGCGGATTTCCTCCTGGGCGGTCTTGTAGAGCGCGGCCTTTTCCTTGTCGTCCACAGTGATCAGCGCCTTGGCCAGCGCGTTGTCGACCACCTCGCTCTTGTAGAACGACATGTTGTTCAGCTTGGGCGCCCAGGCTTCAGAGGCGAACAGCGGGCGCAGGCCCCAGTCGGCTTCGCCCGTCGACGACGACCAGCCCGTGTAGTACATGCGCACCTTGGCGGTCTTGGGGTCCGGCCATGCATCGACCATCTCGGTGCGCTGGCCCACTTCGAGCGCCTGCACCTGCAGCTTGATGCCGACTTGCGCGAGCTGCTGCTGCACGAACTGAATGGTCTTCTGGCTGGTCGTGTTGTTGTAGGCGCTCCACAGCACCGACTCGAAGCCATCGGGATAGCCGGCTTCCTTGAGGAGTTCCTTGGCCTTCTTCACGTCGTACGGAATCGGCGCCATCTTCTCGGCGTACTTCACGCCTTGCGGCACCACGCCCTGGGCGGGGAAGGCATAGCCGCCGAACGCGACCTTGGCGAGTGCTTCCTTGTTGATGGCGTAGCCGATGGCTTCGCGCACCTTCGGGTTGTCGTACGGCTTCTGCAGCATGTTGAATGCCAGGAAGCGCGTGATGATCGAAGGAATGGCCACCACTTCGAGCTTGTCGCTCTTCTTCAGCAGCTCGGCCTGCTCGTAGGGAATCGGGAACGCGAAATCGGCTTCGCCGGTCTGCAGCATTGCGGCACGGGTGTTGTTCTCGAGCACCGGCTTCCACTGCACCGTGTCCACCTTGGGGTAGCCCTTCTTCCAGTAGCCGTCGAACTTCTTGGCCTTGACCGCTTCGGTCTGCTTCCACTCGACGAATTCGAACGGGCCGGTGCCCACGGGGTGGAAGGCGATGTCCTTGTTGCCCCACTTCTTCAGCGCGGTGGGCGAAATCATCGCGGCCGAGGCATGGGCCAGCGAGTTGATGAAGGGGCCGAACGGCTCTTTCAGCGTGATGCGCACGGTGGTGGGGTTCAGCGCCTCGACCTTGCCCACGCGGTTGAACTGGTTGTAGCGCAGCAGCTTGTTGTCCTGGTTCAGCACGCGGTCGAGCGTGAACTTCACGGCTTCGGCGTTGAAGTCGGTGCCGTCGTGGAACTTGACGCCGGTGCGCAGCTTGATGGTGTAGACCAGGCCGTCCTTCGACACCTCGTAGCCTTCGGCCAGCACGTTCTGCACCTTTAGGTCCTTGTCGAACTGGAAGAGACCCTCGTAGAAGGTCTTGGTCACGGCCGTGGTGATGGTGGTATTGGTGTTGTACGGATCGAGCGTTTCGGGTTGATAGCCGATCGACAGCACCGCGTCTTTCGCGGCCATTGCCGTGCCGGTCATCGCGAGCGCGGCCAGGCCCAGCAGTGCCGATGCCCATCGCAGGGAAGAAGAAGATTGCTTCATGGAAAGAAACTCCAGTCGGTTCGAGGAAAAAAGCAGGAGGGCCTGCGGGTAGAAAAATCAGAAAGCGCCGAGGGCGTGAAAAATCAGAAAGCCCCGCCGACGGCGTGCCGTGCCACGAAGTGGCCGGGCGCAACCTGCACCAGCGGCGGCACGTCGGGCTCGTCGCCCACGGCGCGGATCGGGCTCGGGATCTCGCCTTCGAGCAGCGCGCGCGGCTTGTGGCGGCGCGAGGGGTCGGCCACCGGCACCGCGGCCATCAGCTTGCGGGTGTAGGCGTGCTGCGGTGCTTCGAACACCGCGCGGCGCGGGCCGATCTCGACGATCTGCCCGAGGTACATCACGGCCACGCGGTGGCTGATGCGCTCCACCACGGCCATGTCGTGCGAGATGAAAAGAAACGCCACGCCCAGCTCACGCTGCAGGTCGAGCATCAGGTTGACGATCTGCGCCTGGATGGATACATCCAGCGCCGACACCGATTCGTCCGCCACCACCACCTTGGGGTTGAGCGCGAGCGCGCGCGCAATCGCGATGCGCTGGCGCTGGCCGCCCGAGAACTCGTGCGGATAGCGCTGCGCCACCTCGGGCGGCAGGCCGACCTTCTGCAGCAGCCAGTCGACGCGCTGCTGCGCCTCGGCGCCCTTGGCGATGCCGTGGATGAGCAGCGGCTCCATGATCGAGAAGCCCACCGTCACGCGCGGATCGAGCGAGGCGAACGGGTCCTGGAAGATGAATTGGATATTGCGGCGCAGCGCCTGCAGTTCGCGCGTCGGCAGCTCTCGGATGTTCTGGCCGCCGAACTCGATGGCGCCGCTCTGGCTTTCGACCAGGCGCAGCAGCGAGCGGCCGGTGGTCGACTTGCCGCAGCCCGATTCGCCGACCAGCGCGAGCGTTTCGCCCGGGTACAGGTCGAAGCTGATCTTTTCGACCGCATGCACGCGGCGCTTCACGCGGCCGAAGAGGCCGCTGCGCACGTCGAAGCGCGTGACGAGATCGCGCACGCGCAGGATCGGGCCGGCCTCTTCGCGTACGGTGCTTTGCGGCGTTGTGTTCGTGCATGGCACGGTATCGGGGCTGCCTTCGGTGCGCAGCAATTCGAACTTGGCGGGCAGGTCGGTGCCCTGCATCGCGCCGAGCTTGGGCACCGCCGACAGCAGCGCTTTGGTGTAGGGGTGCTGTGGAGAGGCAAAAACCGTGTCGGAGCTGCCAGCCTCCACCTTGTCGCCGCGGTACATCACGAGCACGCGGTCGGCAATTTCGGCCACCACGCCCATGTCGTGCGTGATGAAGAGCACGCCCATGTGCATCTCCTTCTGCAGCCCGCGGATGAGCTGGAGGATCTGCGCTTGAATGGTCACGTCGAGCGCCGTGGTCGGCTCATCGGCAATCAGCAGCTGCGGCTTGCACGACAGCGCCATCGCGATCATCACGCGCTGGCGCATGCCGCCCGACAGCTGGTGCGGAAAGCGGTCGAGCACGTTGCGCGCTTCGGGAATGCGCACCAGCTCCAGCATGCGCAGTGCCTCGGCGCGCGCGGCCGCATTGCTCTTGCCCTGGTGGATGCGGATGGCCTCGGCGATCTGTTCGCCGGCGGTGAACACCGGGTTCAGCGAAGTCATCGGTTCCTGGAAGATCATCGCGATGTCCGCGCCGCGGATGTTGCGCATCGTGCCGTCGCGCGCCTGGGCCAGGTCGAGCACTTCGCCGTTGCGGCGGCGGAACGCCATGCGGCCGCCGAGGACGCGGCCGCCGCCATGCTCCACCAGCCGCATCAGTGCGAGCGAGGTCACCGACTTGCCCGAGCCCGATTCGCCCACCACCGCGAGCGTTTCGCCGTGATCGACGTGGAACGAGAGGTTCTTGACGGCATCGACGGTGCGCTCGGAGGTCGAGAAGCGCACGGTGAGGTCGTCGACGGCGAGAACGCGGCCGTCTGGCAGGGCGAGGGCAGGGGAGGACATTGGAATGCGGAAAGAAATAGTGGCGCGCGCGTGTCAGGCGAAGATGGCCGTGATGGGCGCTTCGTCACCGCGCGCATGGCCGCGGTACATGCCTTCGGTGTTGAAGGCGAGGCTCAGGTTGCCGTGGCGGTCGACGGCGATCAGCCCGCCGGTGCCGCCGATGGCGGGCAGCGACTGGTGCACCACCGCATGCGTGGCGGCCTCGAGCGTCGCGCCGCCGTAGGCCATGCGCGCGCAGATGTCGTAGGCGGCTGCGACGCGGATGAACATTTCGCCGCTGCCGGTGCACGAGACGGCGGCAGTGCGGTCGTCGGCGTAGGTTCCGGCGCCGATCAGCGGCGAATCGCCGATGCGGCCGACGCGCTTGTTGGTCATGCCGCCCGTGGAGGTGGCTGCGGCGACGTGGCCGTGCATGTCCAGCGCCACGGCACCGACGGTGCCGAACTTCTTGTCTTCGTCGAGCGGCGGCGTCATCGCCGCGCCTTCGTGATCGGTGACCACGCGGCCGGTGTCGCGCACGCGGTAGAGCTGCTGGCGGCGTGCTTCGGTCGAGAAGAAAAATGGCTCGACCATTTCGAGTCCGTGGTCGCGTGCGAAGGCTTCGGCGCCCGCGCCAGCCAGCAGCACATGCGCGCCGTCTTCGAGCACGGCACGCGCCGCGCGCACCGGGCGGCGGACGTGGCACACACCGGCAATGGCGCCGGCGGCCAGCGTGGCGCCGTCCATCACGGCGGCATCGAGCTCGTGGGTTTCTTCGTGCGTGAAAACCGCGCCGTGGCCTGCATTGAAGAGCGGGCACTCTTCGAGCATTTCGACGGCCAGGCAGGTGGCGTCGAGCGCGGATGCGCCCTGGAGCAGCGCTGCCTGCGCGGCGTGCACGATGTTCTGCAGCGCGTCGTGATAGGCCTGCGCCTGCGCCGCGCTGGTCGTGGCGGCGCTGATGGTGCCGGCGCCGCCATGAATGGCGATGACGGGAATGCTTTTGTTCTTCATGGGGAAGCTTTCTTCTTTTTCTTGCGGGCGCCGGCCGGTGCGGCGCTGGCGGATTGCGCGGAGGAGAAGTCCGCCCGCGGCAGGCCTTGCGCGCCGTGCAGCCAGGGCCGCACGGCCTGCAGGATGCGGCTCGCGGACTGCACCGCGCGGGGTGCACGCAGCGCAACCGCGCTGGTCAGCGCCTCGATCAATGCCAGCACGCTGGTTTCGCAGTTCGGCCGGTAGCTGGTTTCGGTCTGGCAATAGAGCACCACGTCGGCCAGCGGCGCCAGCGGCGAACTCGGGCGGTCGGTCAGCGCCAGCACGGCGCAGTCCTGGCCCTTGGCGATCTGCGCCAGCGCCACCGTGTCCGTGAGGTAGCGCGGGAAGGTCAGGCCGATGAACAGGTCTTGCGGGCCCGCATGCGTGAGCGTGCGCGCCGCATGCGTGACGCCGCTGACGCTGGAGAGCATGCGCACGTCGTTGCAGCTGCCGTCGAGCCCGTGCTGCAGCAGTCCCGCGAGCCATGCGCTGGCGCCGAAGCCCCCGATGTAGATCGAGCGCGCTTTCAGGATGCGCTGCACCGCAGCCTCGCACGCGGCGTAGTCCAGCGACTGGCGCGTGGCTTCGATGTTGCGGCGGCTTTCGTCGAGCGCAGTGGCGAACACCTCGGCCACGGTCGTCGGATGCTCCAGGTTGCCGCGCAGCCGCTCCACCGGCGCCACCAGGGACTCGAAGCCGCGCACGAGCTCGGCGCGGAAGGTGGCGTAGCCGTCGAAGTCCAGCGCACGGGCAAAGCGGTTGGCGGTGGCGACAGACACGCCCACCGCGGCCGCGAGCTCGTCGATGGGCAGCGTGGCCACCTGCAGCGGGTGCTCGAGCACGAAATCGGCCACCTGGCGGTGCGAGCGCGTCAGCCGCGGCAGCGCCTGCGCGATGCGCTGGGCCACGGTGGTGCCAGTGGTGTCGACGTTGGTGCTCATTCGTGGGGCCGCGCACTCCAAAGGGGGTGCTTTATGTAAATCAGTTTTCAAATATAAGACAAAAAAGAAAATTTTCTGTCATTTTTGATCGAATGAGCAAATTTCGGGCCCGCGAGGCCGAAGTGAGAGGGCGGAGATTGCCGGCCGGAGGCTAGGCTGCGTTTTTTTCCATGAACACGCTGAACGGGTCGTCCGGGTAGCTCCCGAACGGTCCTCGCTTCACGTAGCCCGCGCTGGCGTAGAAAGCCAGCGCTTCCGGCTGGCTGATGCCGGTCTCGAGCGCGAATCGGGTGCATCCCTTGCCGACCGCCTCGCTTTCCAGAAAGGCCAGCACCTTTGCGGCTACGCCTTGTCCGCGGTTTTCCGGCCGCACGAACATCCGCTTGAGCTCGCCGTATGCGGGCTCCAGCACCATGGCGCCGCAGCCCACGGCCGCTCCGTGCTCGTCGCGCGCAACCGCAAACAGCACATGCGCCGCCGAGAGCGCGGCAATGTCGATGCCGTAGTGGCACTCGGGCGGATAAAGCGGCTTCTGGTAGGCGTCGAGCGCCTCTATGAGCTGGACGACCTCGGGCTGGTCGGGGTGTTCGAGAGCAATGTTCATGGGGTTTCTTTGGGTGCGGCGAATCTTATGAGCCCCGGCCGGGGCCTTGTCAGCCGGGCGTGAGGCCGAGCACCCAGCCCTTGAAGTGCTCCAGCGCCCCCGAGGCCGGGGCTCCTTCGGGGTAGGCGAAGTAGTACCCCTGGCTCACGTTCAGGTGCCGGTCGATCGGCACCACGAGTTCGCCGGTTCTCAGTTCGCGCTCGATCAGGAGGCGCGGCGCCAGGCCGACGCCCATGCCGGCTGCGGCTGCGGCGGTCACCATGGTGAAGAGCTCGTAGCGCGGGCCGCGCGAGGCGTGCACCGTGTAGTCCCAGCCTTGGTGCGCATACCAGTCGCGCCAGGCATGCGCGCGCGTGCTCAGGTGCACGTGGCGGCAGCGCTCGAAGGCCGATTCGTCCCAGGGCCCGTTGGCATCGCGAAACGCCGGGCTGCAGACAGGCACCATCTCGCCTTCGGAAAAGATCAACCCACCCTGCGTGCCGGGCCAGAACTGGTCGCCGAAATAGATGGCGGCGTCGTACGCGTTTTCCTGGAACGAGAAGGGCTGCGTGCGCACCGACAGATTGACCGTGATGTTCGGGTGCTGCCGGCTGAAGTCGGGCAGCCGCGGAATCAGCCATTGAGTCGCAAAGGTGGGCACCACCGCCACTTCGAGCACAAAACCCATGTCGTGGCCAGCGCTGATTTCGAGCGTGTCGCGGCGGATCTGGTCCAGGTGCCGGCGGATGCGCGCGGCGTATTCGCGGCCGGTGTCGGTGAGCGTGAGCCGTCGGCGCACGCGCGAAAACAGCGGTACGCCCAGCCGCTGCTCCAGCGTCGCCACCTGGCGCCCGACGGCGCTTTGCGTCAGGGCCAGTTCGGCCGCCGCGCGGGTGAAGCTCCCCAGGCGCGC
The Variovorax paradoxus genome window above contains:
- the gsiC gene encoding glutathione ABC transporter permease GsiC, coding for MLNYFLKRLLGLIPTLLIVAVLVFLFVHMLPGDPARLAAGQEADEQTVAMVRKELGLDKPLPQQFVSFFTHMLQGDFGTSIRTRRPVATEIGERFFPTVMLTITSMVWAVIFGMGIGIVSAVFRNQWPDRLGMTLAVSGISFPAFALGMLLMQIFSVQLGWLPTVGAATWKHYILPSITLGAAVAAVMARFTRASFVEVIQEDFVRTARAKGVRERTVIIKHCLRNALIPVVTMMGLQFGFLLGGSILVEAVFNWPGLGRLLVDAVQMRDYPVIQTLVLLFSLEFILINLVVDVLYGYINPTIRYK
- the gsiB gene encoding glutathione ABC transporter substrate-binding protein GsiB, whose amino-acid sequence is MKQSSSSLRWASALLGLAALAMTGTAMAAKDAVLSIGYQPETLDPYNTNTTITTAVTKTFYEGLFQFDKDLKVQNVLAEGYEVSKDGLVYTIKLRTGVKFHDGTDFNAEAVKFTLDRVLNQDNKLLRYNQFNRVGKVEALNPTTVRITLKEPFGPFINSLAHASAAMISPTALKKWGNKDIAFHPVGTGPFEFVEWKQTEAVKAKKFDGYWKKGYPKVDTVQWKPVLENNTRAAMLQTGEADFAFPIPYEQAELLKKSDKLEVVAIPSIITRFLAFNMLQKPYDNPKVREAIGYAINKEALAKVAFGGYAFPAQGVVPQGVKYAEKMAPIPYDVKKAKELLKEAGYPDGFESVLWSAYNNTTSQKTIQFVQQQLAQVGIKLQVQALEVGQRTEMVDAWPDPKTAKVRMYYTGWSSSTGEADWGLRPLFASEAWAPKLNNMSFYKSEVVDNALAKALITVDDKEKAALYKTAQEEIRKDLPRVPLVTEQNLSAHSKRLSGVYVMPDGNINIDAISIN
- a CDS encoding dipeptide ABC transporter ATP-binding protein, yielding MSSPALALPDGRVLAVDDLTVRFSTSERTVDAVKNLSFHVDHGETLAVVGESGSGKSVTSLALMRLVEHGGGRVLGGRMAFRRRNGEVLDLAQARDGTMRNIRGADIAMIFQEPMTSLNPVFTAGEQIAEAIRIHQGKSNAAARAEALRMLELVRIPEARNVLDRFPHQLSGGMRQRVMIAMALSCKPQLLIADEPTTALDVTIQAQILQLIRGLQKEMHMGVLFITHDMGVVAEIADRVLVMYRGDKVEAGSSDTVFASPQHPYTKALLSAVPKLGAMQGTDLPAKFELLRTEGSPDTVPCTNTTPQSTVREEAGPILRVRDLVTRFDVRSGLFGRVKRRVHAVEKISFDLYPGETLALVGESGCGKSTTGRSLLRLVESQSGAIEFGGQNIRELPTRELQALRRNIQFIFQDPFASLDPRVTVGFSIMEPLLIHGIAKGAEAQQRVDWLLQKVGLPPEVAQRYPHEFSGGQRQRIAIARALALNPKVVVADESVSALDVSIQAQIVNLMLDLQRELGVAFLFISHDMAVVERISHRVAVMYLGQIVEIGPRRAVFEAPQHAYTRKLMAAVPVADPSRRHKPRALLEGEIPSPIRAVGDEPDVPPLVQVAPGHFVARHAVGGAF
- a CDS encoding isoaspartyl peptidase/L-asparaginase family protein, producing the protein MKNKSIPVIAIHGGAGTISAATTSAAQAQAYHDALQNIVHAAQAALLQGASALDATCLAVEMLEECPLFNAGHGAVFTHEETHELDAAVMDGATLAAGAIAGVCHVRRPVRAARAVLEDGAHVLLAGAGAEAFARDHGLEMVEPFFFSTEARRQQLYRVRDTGRVVTDHEGAAMTPPLDEDKKFGTVGAVALDMHGHVAAATSTGGMTNKRVGRIGDSPLIGAGTYADDRTAAVSCTGSGEMFIRVAAAYDICARMAYGGATLEAATHAVVHQSLPAIGGTGGLIAVDRHGNLSLAFNTEGMYRGHARGDEAPITAIFA